The Panthera uncia isolate 11264 chromosome C2, Puncia_PCG_1.0, whole genome shotgun sequence genome contains a region encoding:
- the KLHL24 gene encoding kelch-like protein 24 isoform X2 translates to MSPLQVQFTPLTSAPVPLLKLLSIRSTGYSEVIVVVGGCERVGGFNLPYTECYDPVTGEWKSLAKLPEFTKSEYAVCALRNDILVSGGRINGRDVWIYNSQLNIWIRVASLNKGRWRHKMAVLLGKVYVVGGYDGQNRLSSVECYDSFSNRWTEVAPLKEAVSSPAVTSCVGKLFVIGGGPDDNTCSDKVQSYDPETNSWLLRAAIPIAKRCITAVSLNNLIYVAGGLTKAIYCYDPVEDYWMHVQNTFSRQENCGMSVCNGKIYILGGRRENGEATDTILCYDPATSIITGVAAMPRPVSYHGCVTIHRYNEKCFKL, encoded by the exons gtCAACTGGCTATTCTGAGGTGATTGTTGTCGTTGGAGGCTGTGAACGGGTTGGAGGATTTAATCTTCCATACACTGAGTGTTATGATCCTGTGACAGGAGAATGGAAGTCTTTGGCTAAGCTTCCAGAATTTACCAAATCAGAGTATGCGGTCTGTGCTCTAAGGAATGACATTCTTGTTTCAG GTGGAAGAATCAATGGTCGTGATGTGTGGATTTATAACTCACAGTTAAATATTTGGATCAGAGTTGCTTCTCTAAATAAAGGCAGATGGCGTCACAAAATGGCTGTCCTCCTTGGTAAA GTATATGTTGTTGGAGGCTATGATGGGCAAAACAGACTTAGCAGCGTGGAATGTTATGATTCCTTTTCAAATCGATGGACTGAAGTTGCTCCCCTTAAGGAAGCAGTGAGTTCTCCTGCCGTGACTAGTTGTGTAGGCAAATTGTTTGTGATTGGTGGAGGACCTGATGATAATACTTGTTCTGATAAG GTTCAATCTTATGATCCAGAAACCAATTCTTGGCTACTTCGTGCAGCTATCCCAATTGCCAAGCGGTGTATAACAGCCGTATCCTTAAACAACCTGATATATGTTGCTGGTGGGCTGACCAAGGCAATATACTGTTATGATCCAGTTGAAGATTACTGGATGCATGTACAGAATACATTCAGCCGACAG GAAAACTGTGGTATGTCTGTGTGTAATGGTAAAATATATATCCTGGGTGGAAGACGGGAAAATGGAGAAGCCACAGACACTATTCTCTGTTATGATCCTGCAACAAGTATCATCACAGGGGTAGCTGCAATGCCCAGGCCAGTGTCCTATCATGGCTGTGTGACTATTCATAGATACAATGAAAAATGCTTTAAGCTCTAA